Proteins encoded together in one Streptomyces sp. NBC_01216 window:
- a CDS encoding class F sortase → MGPKDFSVFEPRRRQPWGVLALVMLSGLAMMRNGVDVEAGPPQPAAAARPDTRPIGVAPSAPEGLEPLPYAPASRVRIPAISVAAPIIDVGLDADGWIEAPPPQDANLAGWYQNGIAPGQRGTSVIVGHVDNTAGPAVFYGLGSLEKGRHIEVERYDGRIAVFEIYGVEVYAKANFPGVQVYADHGVPELRIITCGGGYSRAHGYEGNVVVYARMIGSR, encoded by the coding sequence ATGGGCCCCAAGGACTTCAGCGTCTTCGAGCCGAGGAGGCGCCAGCCGTGGGGAGTGCTGGCGCTGGTGATGCTCTCCGGCCTGGCGATGATGCGCAATGGAGTCGATGTCGAGGCCGGCCCGCCGCAGCCGGCTGCGGCAGCCCGCCCCGACACCCGGCCGATCGGGGTCGCGCCCTCCGCTCCCGAAGGTCTGGAGCCCCTGCCGTACGCCCCGGCCTCACGGGTGAGGATCCCGGCGATCAGCGTCGCCGCCCCCATCATCGATGTGGGCCTGGACGCGGACGGCTGGATCGAGGCCCCGCCTCCGCAGGACGCCAACCTTGCCGGGTGGTACCAGAACGGCATCGCGCCCGGACAGCGGGGCACCTCCGTCATCGTGGGCCACGTCGACAACACGGCCGGTCCCGCGGTCTTCTACGGACTCGGCTCGCTGGAGAAGGGCCGGCACATCGAGGTCGAGCGCTACGACGGACGGATCGCCGTCTTCGAGATCTACGGCGTGGAGGTGTACGCCAAGGCGAACTTCCCCGGCGTACAGGTCTACGCCGACCACGGCGTGCCGGAACTGCGGATCATCACCTGCGGCGGCGGATACTCGCGGGCGCACGGCTACGAGGGCAACGTCGTCGTCTACGCCCGCATGATCGGCTCGCGCTGA
- a CDS encoding polysaccharide deacetylase family protein, which translates to MKKDEKPAGRRAVLRLAAALGATATVGALTSDRLGTPEDLPATAAGDTPAAGPQAAGYRQNPAAYRLRPMTAGAPPAFRRSVPPVRSRPFLRMPGATDRSMMLTFDDGPDPRYTPEILATLRRYGCRAMFFVCGEMAADNRDLLREMAEDGHVVGNHSWSHPLVTRLRPSRIRAELGSTSDVVEQVLGAAPLWYRAPYGAWNKLSFEIAAELGMEPLAWTVDTLDWKEPGTDAIVRRALDGAAPGVVVLHHDAGGNRSQTVAALRRYLPELLDAGYDITVPRR; encoded by the coding sequence ATGAAAAAGGATGAGAAGCCAGCGGGGCGCCGGGCGGTCCTGCGCCTCGCCGCCGCCCTGGGGGCCACCGCCACGGTCGGGGCCCTCACCTCCGACCGGCTGGGGACGCCGGAGGATCTGCCGGCGACGGCCGCGGGCGACACGCCCGCAGCCGGGCCCCAGGCGGCCGGCTACCGGCAGAACCCCGCCGCGTACCGGCTGCGGCCGATGACGGCGGGCGCGCCACCGGCCTTCCGCCGGAGTGTCCCACCGGTCCGGAGCAGGCCGTTCCTCCGGATGCCCGGCGCCACCGACCGCTCCATGATGCTGACCTTCGACGACGGCCCCGACCCCCGGTACACCCCGGAGATCCTCGCCACCCTGCGCCGGTACGGCTGCCGGGCGATGTTCTTCGTCTGCGGGGAGATGGCGGCCGACAACCGTGACCTGCTCCGGGAGATGGCGGAGGACGGGCACGTGGTGGGAAACCACTCCTGGTCCCATCCGCTCGTCACCAGGCTGCGGCCCTCCCGCATCCGCGCGGAACTCGGCTCCACGAGCGATGTCGTCGAGCAGGTCCTCGGTGCCGCGCCGCTCTGGTACCGGGCCCCCTACGGCGCCTGGAACAAGCTCTCCTTCGAGATCGCCGCGGAACTCGGCATGGAGCCCCTCGCCTGGACCGTCGACACCCTCGACTGGAAGGAGCCCGGTACCGACGCCATCGTCCGCCGCGCCCTGGACGGGGCCGCACCCGGTGTCGTCGTACTCCACCACGACGCGGGCGGGAACCGCTCGCAGACCGTGGCCGCACTGCGCAGGTACCTGCCCGAACTCCTCGACGCCGGATACGACATCACCGTGCCGCGACGCTGA
- a CDS encoding sigma-70 family RNA polymerase sigma factor, whose product MVTATTDERALAELQREHGPALLGFLSGLTYGDQQRAEDLVQETLVRAWLHPEAFDGPYASMRPWLFTVARRLAIDARRSRLARPAEIGDGVLAATPDPADVTESAVAALDVRAAVRGLSPEHRAVLVRLYFHGLTVNEAAAELGIPAGTVKSRSHYALRQLGHRLPGYRPGRGGVTRPRAGAAQ is encoded by the coding sequence ATGGTGACGGCGACGACCGACGAGAGGGCCCTCGCGGAGCTGCAGCGTGAGCACGGACCGGCGCTGCTCGGCTTCCTGAGCGGTCTGACCTACGGGGACCAGCAGCGCGCCGAGGATCTCGTGCAGGAGACCCTGGTCCGCGCCTGGTTGCACCCGGAGGCGTTCGACGGGCCCTACGCCTCGATGCGCCCGTGGCTGTTCACCGTGGCCCGCCGCCTGGCCATCGACGCCCGCCGCTCGCGGCTCGCCCGGCCCGCCGAGATCGGCGACGGGGTGCTCGCCGCCACCCCCGACCCGGCCGACGTCACCGAGTCCGCGGTGGCCGCTCTCGACGTGCGGGCGGCCGTCCGGGGGCTCAGCCCCGAGCACCGGGCGGTGCTGGTGCGGCTCTACTTCCACGGGCTGACGGTGAACGAGGCCGCCGCCGAACTCGGCATCCCGGCGGGCACCGTGAAGTCCCGCTCTCACTACGCGCTCCGGCAGCTCGGGCACCGCCTGCCCGGATACCGGCCGGGCCGCGGGGGCGTTACCCGGCCCCGCGCCGGGGCCGCACAATGA
- a CDS encoding sensor histidine kinase: MNGIAGAAAVGAALLLASGYALGYLAARRHARAADLDLGTPVERATFHTLHTASLAAPPLRAGLTEETARKAARRLRSLLGTEALCLTDRNAVLAWDGPGDGHHRAHVMDQVAAVLTSGRSRSAHTGCVDVDCPLRWAVIAPLTGEDGVLGALVAYGSRESAVLVRAATEVARWVSVQLELAELDRSRTRIVEAEIRALRAQISPHFIFNSLAAIASFVRTEPERARELLLEFADFTRYSFRRHGEFAQLADELCSIEQYLALAGARFGERLQVTLQIAPEVLPVTLPFLCLQPLVENAVKHGLEDSVHVCRVTIAARDAGAEAVVTIEDDGVGMDPAALRAILRGERPSASGIGLSNVDERLRQVYGAEYGLVIETAIDAGMKVTVRIPKYRAGVHRTATAP, translated from the coding sequence GTGAACGGGATCGCCGGGGCCGCCGCCGTCGGCGCCGCACTGCTGCTCGCCTCCGGCTACGCCCTCGGGTACCTCGCCGCCCGCCGTCACGCCCGCGCCGCCGACCTCGATCTGGGCACCCCCGTCGAACGCGCCACCTTCCACACCCTGCACACCGCCTCGCTCGCCGCCCCGCCGCTGCGCGCCGGGCTCACCGAGGAGACCGCCCGCAAGGCCGCCCGCCGACTCCGCTCGCTGCTGGGCACCGAGGCGCTGTGCCTCACCGACCGGAACGCCGTCCTCGCCTGGGACGGTCCGGGCGACGGCCACCACCGAGCCCATGTCATGGACCAGGTGGCCGCCGTCCTGACCTCCGGCCGCAGCCGGTCCGCGCACACCGGCTGCGTGGACGTCGACTGCCCGCTGCGCTGGGCGGTGATCGCCCCGCTCACCGGGGAGGACGGCGTGCTCGGTGCTCTGGTGGCCTACGGCTCCCGGGAGTCCGCCGTCCTGGTGCGGGCCGCGACCGAGGTCGCCCGCTGGGTCTCCGTCCAGTTGGAACTGGCCGAACTGGACCGCTCGCGGACCCGGATCGTGGAGGCGGAGATCCGCGCCCTGCGCGCCCAGATATCCCCGCACTTCATCTTCAACTCGCTCGCCGCCATCGCCTCCTTCGTCCGGACCGAACCCGAGCGGGCCCGCGAACTCCTCCTGGAGTTCGCGGACTTCACGCGTTACTCCTTCCGAAGGCACGGGGAGTTCGCGCAGCTCGCCGACGAACTGTGTTCGATCGAGCAGTATCTGGCCCTGGCCGGTGCCCGTTTCGGCGAACGGCTGCAGGTCACCCTGCAGATCGCCCCCGAGGTGCTGCCGGTGACGCTGCCGTTCCTGTGCCTCCAGCCCTTGGTGGAGAACGCCGTCAAGCACGGCCTGGAAGACTCCGTGCACGTCTGCCGGGTCACCATCGCCGCCCGGGACGCCGGCGCCGAGGCCGTGGTGACGATCGAGGACGACGGCGTGGGGATGGACCCGGCGGCCCTGCGGGCGATCCTGCGGGGAGAGCGGCCGTCCGCGTCGGGCATCGGCCTGTCCAACGTCGACGAACGGCTGCGTCAGGTCTACGGTGCGGAGTACGGCCTGGTCATCGAGACCGCGATCGACGCCGGGATGAAGGTGACGGTGCGGATCCCCAAGTACCGCGCGGGAGTGCACCGCACGGCCACCGCTCCGTGA
- a CDS encoding sodium/solute symporter: protein MNHAYAVTAVTAVVLATVLIGALGLRISRTTSDFYVASRTVRPGLNAAAISGEYLSAASFLGIAGLALLQGPDVLWYPVGYTAGYLVLLVLVAAPLRRSGAYTLSDFAEARLESPQVRRLASLFVVGIGWLYLLPQLQGAGLTLEILTGAPGWAGGVIVAVVVTGIVAAGGMRSITFVQAFQYWLKLTALLVPALFLVAAWTADDAPRVTFDAPAVFREHAVVKVADTVRIDIEAPLALTATGRIDGTAYEEAAVTLTPGPHHVEGGTELAFPPGTPVPAHTNPGAGPPDWSQPPAEGRGSQRLYATYGLILATFLGTMGLPHVAVRFYTSPHGRAARRTTLVVLGLIGAFYLLPPVYGALGRIYAPELALTGAADAAVLVLPDRMIGGLTGDLLGALLAGGAFAAFLSTASGLAMSVAGVLTQDVLPSRGVRHFRLATLLATAVPLSLGIATSKVPVADAVALAFAVSASSFCPLLVLGIWWRRLTPPGAMAGLVLGGGSALTAVMATRADLPPDGWPRTLLAWPAVWSVPLGFLAMVLVSLATPRHIPGGTPALLARLHLPEEFAGGPGPVPGHPRPGAGR from the coding sequence GTGAACCACGCCTACGCGGTGACCGCCGTCACCGCCGTCGTCCTCGCCACCGTGCTCATCGGCGCGCTCGGCCTGCGCATATCCCGCACCACCTCCGACTTCTACGTCGCCTCCCGCACCGTCCGGCCCGGCCTCAACGCCGCCGCCATCAGTGGCGAGTACCTCTCGGCCGCCTCCTTCCTCGGCATCGCCGGACTCGCCCTCCTCCAAGGCCCGGACGTGCTCTGGTATCCCGTCGGATACACCGCCGGCTACCTCGTGCTGCTCGTCCTCGTCGCCGCCCCCCTGCGCCGCTCGGGGGCCTACACCCTCTCCGACTTCGCCGAGGCCCGGCTGGAGTCCCCGCAGGTCCGCCGCCTGGCCAGCCTCTTCGTCGTCGGCATCGGCTGGCTCTACCTCCTGCCCCAGCTCCAAGGCGCCGGCCTCACCCTGGAGATCCTGACCGGAGCGCCCGGCTGGGCCGGTGGAGTGATCGTCGCCGTCGTCGTCACCGGGATCGTCGCGGCCGGCGGCATGCGCAGCATCACCTTCGTCCAGGCGTTCCAGTACTGGCTCAAGCTGACGGCCCTGCTCGTGCCCGCGCTCTTCCTGGTCGCCGCCTGGACCGCGGACGACGCGCCCCGGGTCACCTTCGACGCCCCCGCGGTGTTCCGCGAGCACGCTGTCGTGAAGGTCGCCGACACCGTACGGATCGACATCGAGGCACCGCTCGCGCTCACCGCCACCGGCCGGATCGACGGCACCGCCTACGAGGAGGCGGCCGTCACTCTCACTCCCGGGCCCCATCACGTCGAAGGCGGCACCGAACTCGCCTTCCCGCCCGGGACCCCGGTCCCCGCGCACACCAACCCGGGGGCCGGCCCCCCGGACTGGTCGCAGCCACCGGCCGAAGGGCGCGGGAGCCAACGGCTGTACGCCACCTACGGACTGATCCTCGCCACCTTCCTCGGCACCATGGGCCTGCCTCATGTCGCCGTGCGCTTCTACACCAGCCCGCACGGCCGCGCCGCGCGCCGCACCACCCTCGTCGTACTCGGCCTGATCGGCGCGTTCTACCTGCTGCCGCCGGTGTACGGCGCGCTCGGCCGGATCTACGCCCCCGAACTCGCCCTGACCGGCGCCGCGGACGCCGCCGTCCTCGTCCTGCCCGACCGGATGATCGGCGGGCTCACCGGCGACCTGCTGGGCGCGCTGCTCGCCGGCGGGGCGTTCGCCGCTTTCCTCTCCACCGCTTCCGGACTCGCCATGTCCGTCGCCGGCGTCCTCACCCAGGACGTCCTGCCCTCCCGGGGCGTGCGGCACTTCCGCCTCGCGACCCTGCTCGCCACCGCGGTCCCGCTGAGCCTGGGGATCGCCACCTCGAAGGTGCCGGTCGCCGACGCGGTCGCTCTGGCCTTCGCGGTCTCCGCCTCCTCCTTCTGTCCGCTGCTCGTGCTCGGCATCTGGTGGCGGCGGCTCACCCCGCCCGGCGCGATGGCGGGACTGGTGCTCGGCGGCGGCTCCGCGCTCACCGCCGTGATGGCGACCCGGGCCGACCTGCCTCCCGACGGCTGGCCGCGCACGCTGCTCGCCTGGCCGGCCGTCTGGTCCGTGCCGCTGGGCTTCCTCGCCATGGTCCTGGTCTCGCTCGCCACCCCCCGGCACATTCCCGGGGGGACGCCCGCGCTGCTGGCCCGGCTCCATCTGCCCGAGGAGTTCGCCGGCGGCCCCGGCCCCGTCCCCGGCCATCCGCGCCCCGGAGCCGGCCGGTGA